In Procambarus clarkii isolate CNS0578487 chromosome 74, FALCON_Pclarkii_2.0, whole genome shotgun sequence, one DNA window encodes the following:
- the LOC138356787 gene encoding cation channel sperm-associated protein 1-like: MTVYSMPVCSMTVCSMTVCSMTACSITLCSMTVYTMTVYTMTVCSMTVCSMPVCSMTVCSMTVCSMTVYTITVYTMTVYTMTVCSMTVCSMTVYTMTVCSVQHDSVQHDSVQHDSVQHDSVHHDSVHHDSVQHDSVKHASVHHNSVHHDSVHHDSVHHDSVQHDSVQHDNVQHGSVHQDSVQHDSVQHDNVQHGSVHHDSVQHDSVQHDSVQHGSVHHDSVQHDSVQHDSVQHDNVQHGSVHHDSVQHDSVQHDSVQHDNVQHGSVHHDSVQHDSVQPDSVQHDSVQHDNVQHGSVHHDSVQHDNVQHGSVHHDSVQHDNVQHGSVHHDSVQHDNVQHGSVHHDSVQHDSVQHGSVQHDSVNHASVQHDSVQHDSVLHDSWQHDSVQHDSVQHDNVHHNSVQHDSTGGRRGGGDSQVTLAPRG, encoded by the coding sequence ATGACAGTGTACAGCATGCCAGTGTGCAGCATGACAGTGTGCAGCATGACAGTGTGCAGCATGACAGCGTGCAGCATCACACTGTGCAGCATGACAGTGTACACCATGACAGTGTACACCATGACAGTGTGCAGCATGACAGTGTGCAGCATGCCAGTGTGCAGCATGACAGTGTGCAGCATGACAGTGTGCAGCATGACAGTGTACACCATAACAGTGTACACCATGACAGTGTACACCATGACAGTGTGCAGCATGACAGTGTGCAGCATGACAGTGTACACAATGACAGTATGCAGCGTGCAGCATGACAGCGTGCAGCATGACAGCGTGCAGCATGACAGCGTGCAGCATGACAGTGTACACCATGACAGTGTACACCATGACAGTGTGCAGCATGACAGTGTGAAGCATGCCAGTGTACACCATAACAGTGTACACCATGACAGTGTACACCATGACAGTGTACACCATGACAGCGTGCAGCATGACAGCGTGCAGCATGACAACGTGCAGCATGGCAGTGTACACCAAGACAGTGTGCAGCATGACAGCGTGCAGCATGACAACGTGCAGCATGGCAGTGTACACCATGACAGTGTGCAGCATGACAGTGTGCAGCATGACAGCGTGCAGCATGGCAGTGTACACCATGACAGTGTGCAGCATGACAGCGTGCAGCATGACAGCGTGCAGCATGACAACGTGCAGCATGGCAGTGTACACCATGACAGTGTGCAGCATGACAGCGTGCAGCATGACAGCGTGCAGCATGACAACGTGCAGCATGGCAGTGTACACCATGACAGTGTGCAGCATGACAGTGTGCAGCCTGACAGCGTGCAGCATGACAGCGTGCAGCATGACAACGTGCAGCATGGCAGTGTACACCATGACAGTGTGCAGCATGACAACGTGCAGCATGGCAGTGTACACCATGACAGTGTGCAGCATGACAACGTGCAGCATGGCAGTGTACACCATGACAGTGTGCAGCATGACAACGTGCAGCATGGCAGTGTACACCATGACAGCGTGCAGCATGACAGCGTGCAGCATGGCAGTGTGCAGCATGACAGTGTAAACCATGCCAGTGTGCAGCATGACAGTGTACAGCATGACAGTGTGCTGCATGACAGCTGGCAGCATGACAGCGTACAGCATGACAGTGTGCAGCATGACAATGTACACCATAACAGTGTACAGCATGACAGTACAGGTGgcaggcgtggggggggggactcTCAGGTGACACTGGCACCTCGAGGCTGA